A single window of Bordetella genomosp. 11 DNA harbors:
- the atpD gene encoding F0F1 ATP synthase subunit beta produces MSNGTIVQCIGAVVDIQFPRDQMPKIYEALSLAEEGNSFAEKGLTFEVQQQLGDGVVRTIALGSSDGLRRGMNVAATGAPISVPVGTGTLGRIMDVLGRPIDEAGPIQHEEKRGIHQNAPRFDELSPSVELLETGIKVIDLVCPFAKGGKVGLFGGAGVGKTVNMMELINNIAKQHSGLSVFAGVGERTREGNDFYHEMEESNVLDKVAMVFGQMNEPPGNRLRVALTGLTMAEKFRDEGRDILFFVDNIYRYTLAGTEVSALLGRMPSAVGYQPTLAEEMGKLQERITSTKTGSITSIQAVYVPADDLTDPSPATTFQHLDSTVVLSRDIAALGIYPAVDPLDSTSRQLDPQVVGEEHYAVARGVQQTLQRYKELRDIIAILGMDELSPEDKLAVARARKIQRFLSQPFHVAEVFTGSPGKYVPLAETIRGFKMIVDGECDTLPEQAFYMVGTIDEAFEKAKKLQ; encoded by the coding sequence ATGAGCAACGGAACCATCGTTCAGTGCATCGGCGCCGTGGTGGATATTCAGTTCCCCCGCGATCAAATGCCCAAGATCTATGAAGCGCTTTCCCTGGCCGAAGAAGGCAACTCCTTCGCCGAGAAAGGCCTGACCTTCGAAGTCCAGCAGCAGCTGGGCGACGGCGTTGTGCGCACGATCGCGCTGGGTTCCAGCGACGGCCTGCGCCGTGGCATGAACGTCGCCGCCACCGGCGCGCCGATCTCGGTGCCCGTCGGTACCGGCACCCTGGGCCGCATCATGGACGTGCTGGGCCGCCCGATCGACGAAGCCGGGCCCATCCAGCACGAGGAAAAGCGCGGCATCCACCAGAACGCCCCCAGGTTCGACGAACTGTCGCCTTCCGTGGAGCTGCTGGAAACCGGCATCAAGGTTATCGACCTGGTCTGCCCGTTCGCGAAGGGCGGCAAGGTGGGCCTGTTCGGCGGCGCCGGCGTGGGCAAGACCGTCAACATGATGGAACTCATCAACAACATCGCCAAGCAGCACAGCGGCCTGTCGGTGTTCGCCGGCGTGGGCGAGCGTACCCGCGAAGGCAACGACTTCTACCATGAAATGGAAGAGTCGAACGTTCTGGACAAGGTCGCGATGGTGTTCGGCCAGATGAACGAACCCCCGGGCAACCGTCTGCGCGTGGCGCTGACCGGCCTGACCATGGCCGAGAAGTTCCGCGACGAAGGCCGCGATATCCTGTTCTTCGTCGACAACATCTACCGCTACACGCTCGCCGGTACCGAAGTGTCGGCACTGCTGGGCCGTATGCCGTCCGCGGTGGGTTACCAGCCGACGCTGGCCGAGGAAATGGGCAAGCTGCAGGAGCGCATCACCTCGACGAAGACCGGCTCGATCACCTCCATCCAGGCCGTCTACGTGCCGGCGGATGACTTGACCGATCCGTCGCCCGCCACGACCTTCCAGCACTTGGACTCCACCGTCGTGCTGTCGCGTGACATCGCCGCGCTGGGTATCTATCCCGCCGTCGACCCGCTGGATTCCACCAGCCGCCAGCTGGATCCCCAGGTGGTGGGCGAAGAGCACTACGCCGTTGCGCGTGGCGTGCAGCAGACGCTGCAGCGCTACAAGGAACTGCGCGACATCATCGCGATTCTGGGCATGGACGAACTGTCGCCCGAAGACAAGCTGGCCGTGGCGCGTGCCCGTAAGATCCAGCGTTTCCTGTCGCAGCCGTTCCACGTGGCCGAAGTGTTCACGGGTTCGCCGGGCAAGTACGTGCCGCTGGCCGAAACCATCCGTGGCTTCAAGATGATCGTGGACGGCGAGTGCGACACCCTGCCGGAGCAGGCCTTCTATATGGTCGGCACCATTGACGAGGCCTTCGAGAAGGCCAAGAAACTGCAATAA
- the atpG gene encoding F0F1 ATP synthase subunit gamma: MPGIKEIRTKIKSVQNTRKITKAMEMVAASKMRKAQERMRAGRPYATKVRAIASHLMQANPEYSHPFQIERDEVKAVGVVLVTTDKGLCGGLNTNVSRVTLSKLKEFQERGVKVQFTALGNKGVGLLTRISANLVSQEVGLGDQPHLDRLLGAIKVQLDAYLDGRIDELYVATTRFVNTMKQEPVFLRLLPLPSGDLEDPFHAGDAIAALKTEYSWDYIYEPDARSVIDDLLQRYVEGVMFQAVAENMASEQSARMVAMKAASDNAKKVIGDLQLVYNKTRQAAITKEISEIVGGAAAV, translated from the coding sequence ATGCCCGGAATCAAGGAAATCCGTACCAAGATCAAGAGCGTGCAGAACACGCGCAAGATCACCAAGGCGATGGAAATGGTCGCCGCGTCCAAGATGCGCAAGGCGCAGGAACGGATGCGCGCCGGCCGTCCGTACGCCACCAAGGTGCGCGCCATCGCGTCGCACCTGATGCAGGCCAATCCGGAATACAGCCATCCCTTCCAGATCGAGCGCGACGAGGTCAAGGCGGTGGGCGTGGTGCTGGTGACCACCGACAAGGGCCTGTGCGGCGGCCTGAACACCAACGTGTCGCGTGTCACCCTGTCCAAGCTGAAGGAATTCCAGGAACGCGGCGTGAAGGTGCAGTTCACCGCGCTCGGTAACAAGGGCGTGGGCCTGCTGACCCGTATCAGCGCAAACCTGGTATCGCAGGAAGTCGGCCTGGGCGACCAGCCGCACCTGGATCGCCTGCTGGGCGCCATCAAGGTGCAGCTGGACGCGTACCTGGATGGCCGCATCGACGAGCTGTATGTCGCGACCACCCGCTTCGTGAACACCATGAAGCAGGAGCCCGTGTTCCTGCGCCTGCTGCCGCTGCCCAGCGGCGACCTGGAAGACCCTTTCCACGCGGGCGACGCCATCGCGGCGCTGAAGACCGAGTACAGCTGGGACTACATCTACGAGCCCGATGCCCGCTCGGTCATCGACGATCTGCTGCAACGTTATGTCGAAGGCGTGATGTTCCAGGCGGTCGCGGAAAACATGGCCTCGGAACAATCCGCGCGCATGGTGGCCATGAAGGCCGCCTCGGACAACGCCAAGAAAGTGATCGGCGATCTGCAACTGGTCTACAACAAGACCCGCCAGGCCGCGATCACCAAGGAAATTTCGGAAATCGTGGGGGGCGCCGCCGCCGTTTGA
- the atpA gene encoding F0F1 ATP synthase subunit alpha yields the protein MQLNPSEISELLKSRIEGLGASTDIRTQGTVVSVTDGITRIHGLSDVMQGEMLEFPNNTFGLALNLERDSVGAVILGDYTGVSEGDQVKTTGRILEVPVGPELKGRVVNTLGEPIDGRGPINTKETDVIEKVAPGVIARRSVSQPVQTGIKAIDSMVPIGRGQRELIIGDRQTGKTAVAVDTIISQKGKGMTCVYVAIGQKASTINNVVRKLEEHGAMEYTIVVAASASDSAAMQYLAPYAGCTMGEYFRDRGEDALIIYDDLTKQAWAYRQVSLLLRRPPGREAYPGDVFYLHSRLLERAARVNEEYVEKFTNGAVKGKTGSLTALPIIETQAGDVSAFVPTNVISITDGQIFLETDLFNAGVRPAINAGISVSRVGGAAQTKVIKKLSGGIRTDLAQYRELAAFAQFASDLDDATRRQLERGKRVVELLKQPQYQPLQVWELAVSLYAVNNGYLDDVGVTQVLAFEKALKDHLKSKHADLIQRIEDTKELSKDDEAVLAAEIQEFKKHGAF from the coding sequence ATGCAACTCAATCCCTCCGAGATCAGCGAACTGCTCAAGAGCCGCATCGAGGGCCTGGGCGCTTCGACCGATATTCGTACCCAGGGCACGGTCGTTTCCGTGACTGACGGTATTACCCGCATCCACGGCCTGTCGGACGTGATGCAGGGCGAAATGCTCGAATTTCCCAACAACACCTTCGGCCTGGCCCTGAACCTCGAGCGCGACTCCGTCGGCGCCGTGATTCTGGGCGACTACACCGGCGTGTCGGAAGGCGACCAGGTCAAGACGACCGGCCGTATTCTGGAAGTGCCGGTCGGTCCGGAACTGAAGGGCCGCGTGGTCAACACGCTGGGCGAGCCCATCGACGGCCGTGGCCCGATCAACACCAAGGAAACCGACGTGATCGAAAAGGTCGCGCCGGGCGTGATCGCGCGTCGTTCCGTGTCGCAGCCCGTGCAGACCGGTATCAAGGCGATCGATTCCATGGTGCCCATCGGCCGTGGCCAGCGCGAGCTGATCATCGGCGACCGCCAGACCGGCAAGACCGCGGTCGCGGTGGACACCATCATCAGCCAGAAGGGCAAGGGCATGACGTGCGTCTACGTCGCCATCGGCCAGAAGGCGTCGACGATCAACAACGTGGTGCGCAAGCTGGAAGAGCACGGCGCGATGGAATACACCATCGTCGTCGCGGCGTCGGCGTCGGATTCCGCGGCCATGCAGTACCTGGCCCCTTATGCCGGCTGCACGATGGGCGAATACTTCCGCGATCGCGGCGAAGACGCCCTGATCATCTATGACGATCTGACCAAGCAGGCCTGGGCGTATCGCCAGGTTTCGCTGCTGCTGCGCCGTCCGCCGGGCCGCGAAGCCTATCCTGGCGACGTGTTCTACCTGCACTCCCGCCTGCTGGAACGTGCCGCCCGCGTCAATGAAGAGTACGTGGAAAAATTCACGAACGGTGCCGTCAAGGGCAAGACCGGTTCGCTGACCGCGCTGCCGATCATCGAAACGCAGGCCGGCGACGTCTCGGCGTTCGTTCCGACCAACGTGATTTCCATCACGGACGGCCAGATCTTCCTGGAAACCGACCTGTTCAACGCCGGCGTGCGTCCCGCCATCAACGCCGGTATCTCGGTGTCGCGGGTCGGTGGCGCCGCGCAGACCAAGGTCATCAAGAAGCTGTCCGGCGGTATCCGTACCGACCTGGCGCAGTACCGTGAACTGGCCGCGTTCGCGCAGTTCGCCTCCGATCTGGACGACGCCACCCGTCGCCAGCTGGAGCGCGGCAAGCGCGTGGTCGAGCTGCTGAAGCAGCCGCAGTACCAGCCGCTGCAGGTCTGGGAACTGGCCGTCAGCCTGTACGCGGTCAACAACGGCTACCTGGACGATGTCGGCGTGACGCAAGTGCTGGCTTTCGAAAAGGCGCTGAAGGACCACCTGAAGTCCAAGCATGCCGATTTGATCCAGCGCATCGAGGATACGAAGGAACTCTCCAAGGATGATGAAGCCGTGCTGGCTGCGGAAATCCAGGAGTTCAAGAAGCACGGTGCTTTTTAA
- a CDS encoding F0F1 ATP synthase subunit delta, whose amino-acid sequence MAELSTVARPYAEALFAAARDDKAGLDLWAGLVDQMAQVAANADVREAMSDPRLGDAERAQAFAGLLQGEVPQFARNFIDLLVENGRLLLLPEIAEQFAALKNRNEGTAQANITSAFEMTPEQVKDLLSALELKFGLKLKPHVTVDSSLIGGVRVAVGDQVLDTSVQAQLARMRDTLAA is encoded by the coding sequence ATGGCTGAACTATCGACTGTCGCCCGGCCTTATGCCGAAGCCTTGTTCGCCGCCGCGCGCGACGACAAGGCCGGGCTGGACCTCTGGGCCGGCCTGGTGGATCAAATGGCCCAGGTCGCCGCCAATGCGGACGTCCGTGAGGCCATGTCCGACCCCCGCCTGGGGGACGCCGAACGCGCGCAGGCCTTCGCGGGCCTGCTGCAAGGCGAAGTACCGCAATTCGCCCGCAATTTCATCGACCTGCTGGTCGAGAACGGCCGTTTGCTGCTGCTGCCCGAGATCGCCGAGCAATTCGCGGCGCTGAAGAATCGCAACGAAGGCACGGCGCAGGCCAACATTACCAGTGCGTTCGAGATGACCCCCGAACAGGTCAAGGACTTGTTGAGCGCCCTGGAACTGAAGTTCGGCCTCAAGCTCAAGCCCCATGTAACCGTCGATTCCTCCCTGATCGGAGGCGTCCGCGTGGCCGTCGGGGACCAGGTACTCGATACATCCGTGCAAGCCCAATTGGCCCGCATGCGCGACACGCTGGCGGCATAA
- a CDS encoding F0F1 ATP synthase subunit B, which translates to MNLNATIFFQMLVFFVLGWFTMKFVWPPLTKAMDERRQKIADGLAAAEKGKADLAQAQARISLIEASAKSENHARMVEAEKQANQLLDQARRDAEAERARIVAQAQQDAELVVQRARDSLRDEVAALAVKGAEQILRREIDARAHAELLAQLKAQL; encoded by the coding sequence GTGAATCTGAACGCGACGATCTTTTTCCAGATGCTCGTGTTCTTCGTTCTGGGCTGGTTCACGATGAAATTCGTGTGGCCGCCCCTGACGAAGGCGATGGATGAGCGCCGCCAGAAAATCGCCGACGGCCTGGCCGCGGCTGAAAAGGGCAAGGCTGACCTCGCCCAGGCGCAGGCGCGCATCAGTCTGATCGAGGCTTCTGCCAAGTCCGAAAACCACGCCCGCATGGTGGAAGCCGAAAAGCAGGCGAATCAGCTGCTCGACCAGGCTCGCCGTGACGCGGAAGCCGAACGTGCCCGCATCGTGGCGCAAGCCCAGCAGGACGCCGAGCTGGTAGTGCAGCGCGCGCGCGACAGCCTGCGCGACGAAGTCGCCGCGCTGGCCGTCAAGGGCGCGGAGCAGATCCTGCGCCGCGAGATCGACGCCCGCGCCCATGCCGAGCTGCTGGCTCAGCTCAAGGCGCAGCTTTAA
- the atpE gene encoding F0F1 ATP synthase subunit C, with amino-acid sequence MTNVAFVALACGLIIGLGAIGACIGIALMGGKYLEASARQPELMNALQTKMFLLAGLIDAAFLIGVGIAMLFAFANPFVG; translated from the coding sequence ATGACCAACGTAGCTTTCGTTGCTCTCGCCTGCGGTCTCATCATCGGTCTGGGCGCTATCGGCGCTTGCATCGGTATCGCGCTGATGGGGGGCAAATACCTGGAAGCTTCGGCTCGTCAGCCTGAACTGATGAACGCCCTGCAAACCAAGATGTTCCTGCTGGCTGGCCTGATCGACGCCGCGTTCCTGATCGGCGTCGGTATCGCGATGCTGTTCGCGTTCGCCAACCCGTTCGTCGGTTAA
- the atpB gene encoding F0F1 ATP synthase subunit A, protein MAAASDVSPQSEYIQHHLVHFNNIGEKQTAIANFGVINYDSLFWSLLMGLVVVFFLWRAARRATTGVPGRFQMFVESLVDMVEEQAKSIVPSEISRRFVSPLALTVFLWIVLMNALDLVPVDLLATILRWTGLGAHHGDPLYYHRILPTADLNVPMGMSLGVLLLMFYYGLKIKRPGGFLKELVGAPFHAHGIWALLLFPFNLLLNIIEYAAKSVSLGMRLFGNMFAGELIFMLIALLGGAWTGFNGTSIGLGIGQLLAGSIWAIFHILIVLLQGFIFMMLTLVYIGQAHEGH, encoded by the coding sequence ATGGCTGCTGCCAGCGACGTGTCGCCCCAGTCCGAATATATTCAGCACCACCTGGTGCACTTCAACAATATTGGCGAGAAACAGACCGCGATCGCCAATTTTGGTGTCATCAATTACGACTCGCTGTTCTGGTCCCTCCTGATGGGGCTGGTCGTGGTGTTCTTCCTGTGGCGCGCCGCCCGCCGGGCCACCACCGGCGTGCCGGGCCGCTTCCAGATGTTCGTCGAATCGCTCGTCGACATGGTCGAAGAGCAGGCCAAGTCCATCGTCCCCAGCGAGATTTCCCGCCGCTTCGTCTCGCCGCTGGCGCTGACGGTGTTCCTGTGGATCGTCCTGATGAACGCGCTGGACCTGGTGCCGGTGGACCTGCTGGCCACCATCCTGCGCTGGACCGGCCTGGGCGCGCATCACGGCGACCCGCTGTACTACCACCGGATTCTGCCCACGGCCGATCTGAACGTGCCCATGGGCATGTCGCTGGGCGTGTTGCTGCTGATGTTCTATTACGGGCTGAAGATCAAGCGCCCGGGCGGCTTCCTCAAGGAATTGGTCGGCGCGCCTTTCCACGCGCACGGCATCTGGGCCCTGCTGCTGTTCCCCTTCAATCTGCTGCTCAACATCATCGAATACGCGGCGAAATCCGTGTCGCTGGGCATGCGGTTGTTCGGCAACATGTTCGCCGGCGAACTGATCTTCATGCTGATCGCGCTGCTGGGGGGGGCCTGGACGGGCTTCAACGGCACCAGCATCGGCCTGGGCATCGGGCAACTGCTGGCCGGTTCGATCTGGGCGATTTTCCACATCCTTATCGTGCTGCTTCAGGGCTTTATCTTCATGATGCTGACGCTGGTCTACATCGGCCAGGCCCACGAAGGACATTGA